Proteins encoded in a region of the Streptomyces akebiae genome:
- a CDS encoding XdhC family protein: protein MLDVAEELHRWVEQGRDFAVATVVAVGGSAPRRPGAALAVDADGTAIGSVSGGCVEGAVYDLCRQALTDGETVLERFGYSDEDAFAVGLTCGGVIDILVTPVRAGDPVRPVAAAALSTAASGRAAALARIVSGPAELRGRALLVRPDGSYDGGYGAHPELDRTVAAEARALLDAGRTGTLEIGERGSRCGSPLTVLVESSVPPPRMIVFGAIDFASALVRVGKFLGHHVTVCDARPVFATRARFPEADEIVVEWPHTYLERTSVDARTVLCVLTHDAKFDIPLLRLALRLPVAYVGAMGSRRTHLDRNERLRQAGVTELELARLRSPIGLDLGARTPEETALSIAAEIVADRRGGSGVSLTGAHTPIHHDGPPALTELPGLRGSWGFAGTSPTGATG from the coding sequence ATGCTGGACGTCGCCGAAGAACTGCACCGGTGGGTCGAGCAGGGGCGTGACTTCGCCGTGGCCACCGTGGTGGCCGTCGGCGGCAGCGCACCCCGCCGGCCGGGCGCCGCCCTCGCGGTGGACGCCGACGGCACGGCGATCGGCTCGGTCTCCGGCGGCTGCGTGGAGGGCGCCGTCTACGACCTGTGCCGACAGGCCCTGACGGACGGCGAAACGGTCCTCGAACGCTTCGGCTACAGCGACGAGGACGCCTTCGCCGTCGGGCTGACCTGCGGCGGAGTCATCGACATCCTCGTCACACCGGTGCGGGCAGGCGACCCCGTCCGCCCGGTGGCCGCCGCCGCGCTCTCCACCGCCGCGAGCGGGCGGGCGGCGGCCCTGGCCCGGATCGTCTCCGGCCCGGCGGAGCTGCGGGGCCGCGCCCTGCTGGTCCGCCCGGACGGCTCGTACGACGGCGGCTACGGCGCCCATCCCGAGCTGGACCGCACGGTCGCCGCCGAGGCCCGTGCCCTCCTCGACGCCGGCCGCACGGGCACCCTGGAGATCGGGGAGCGGGGCTCGCGGTGCGGATCCCCGCTCACGGTCCTCGTCGAGTCGTCCGTCCCGCCGCCCCGGATGATCGTCTTCGGCGCGATCGACTTCGCGTCGGCGCTGGTCCGGGTCGGCAAGTTCCTCGGCCACCATGTGACGGTCTGCGACGCCCGCCCCGTCTTCGCGACCCGGGCCCGCTTCCCGGAGGCCGACGAGATCGTGGTCGAGTGGCCCCACACGTACCTGGAGCGCACCTCCGTCGACGCCCGTACGGTCCTCTGCGTCCTCACCCACGACGCCAAGTTCGACATCCCGCTCCTCCGGCTCGCCCTGCGGCTCCCCGTCGCCTACGTCGGCGCGATGGGCTCCCGCCGCACGCATCTCGACCGCAACGAACGGCTCCGCCAAGCAGGCGTCACCGAGCTGGAGCTGGCCCGGCTCAGGTCCCCCATCGGGCTCGACCTCGGCGCGCGCACCCCGGAGGAGACGGCCCTGTCGATCGCCGCCGAGATCGTCGCCGACCGGCGGGGCGGCAGCGGGGTCTCCCTGACCGGCGCGCACACCCCGATCCACCACGACGGCCCGCCCGCCCTCACGGAACTGCCGGGCCTCCGCGGCTCCTGGGGGTTCGCCGGGACAAGCCCCACCGGGGCCACGGGATGA
- a CDS encoding NCS2 family permease: protein MTHQSLKPRTAVESTPAPADRSRLDRYFRITHRGSTVAREVRGGVTTFMAMAYILLLNPLILSGPDAAGATLGQKALITATALAAAVSTLLMGAVGRVPLALAAGLSVSGVIASQVAPRMTWPQAMGMCVMYGVIIMLLVVTGLREMIMNAIPLALKHAITMGIGLFVALIGFYKAGFVHQGKATPVSLGPTGELAGWPVLLFAVTLLAIFMLQARGVPGAILLGIVGGTVIAVLLNALDVIDPKQWAGGAPELHGSAVSMPDFSLLGQVEFGGWRDVGAMTVGMIVFTLVLAGFFDAMATIIGVGTEAGLADDKGRMPGLSKALFIDGAGGAIGGVAGGSGQTVFVESATGVGEGARTGLSSVVTGLFFAACLFFTPLTAIVPGEVAAAALVVIGAMMMMNARHVDWSDRATAIPVFLTVVIMPFTYSITAGVAAGVVSYVAIKLAQGRAREIGAFMWGLTAVFVVFFALHPIENWMGVH from the coding sequence ATGACCCACCAGTCGCTCAAGCCGAGGACGGCCGTCGAAAGCACCCCCGCCCCGGCCGACCGGTCGCGCCTCGACCGGTACTTCCGCATCACCCACCGAGGATCCACGGTCGCCCGCGAGGTCCGCGGCGGCGTCACCACCTTCATGGCGATGGCGTACATCCTCCTGCTCAACCCGCTCATCCTGTCCGGCCCGGACGCCGCCGGCGCCACGCTCGGCCAGAAGGCCCTGATCACGGCGACCGCGCTCGCGGCAGCCGTCAGCACGCTTCTCATGGGCGCCGTCGGCAGGGTCCCGCTCGCCCTCGCCGCCGGCCTCTCCGTCTCGGGCGTCATCGCCTCGCAGGTCGCCCCGCGGATGACCTGGCCGCAGGCGATGGGCATGTGCGTGATGTACGGCGTGATCATCATGCTGCTGGTCGTCACCGGTCTCCGCGAGATGATCATGAACGCCATCCCGCTGGCCCTGAAGCACGCGATCACCATGGGGATCGGGCTGTTCGTCGCCCTGATCGGCTTCTACAAGGCCGGTTTCGTGCACCAGGGCAAGGCGACCCCGGTCAGCCTCGGCCCCACCGGGGAACTCGCCGGCTGGCCGGTCCTCCTCTTCGCGGTCACCCTCCTCGCGATCTTCATGCTCCAGGCCCGGGGCGTTCCCGGCGCGATCCTGCTCGGCATCGTCGGCGGCACGGTGATCGCCGTGCTCCTCAACGCCCTCGACGTCATCGACCCGAAGCAATGGGCGGGCGGCGCACCGGAGTTGCACGGCAGCGCGGTCTCGATGCCGGACTTCTCGCTCCTCGGCCAGGTCGAGTTCGGCGGCTGGCGCGACGTCGGCGCGATGACGGTCGGCATGATCGTCTTCACCCTCGTGCTCGCCGGGTTCTTCGACGCGATGGCCACCATCATCGGCGTGGGTACGGAGGCCGGGCTCGCCGACGACAAGGGCCGCATGCCGGGCCTGTCCAAGGCGCTGTTCATCGACGGCGCGGGCGGCGCGATCGGTGGTGTGGCCGGCGGTTCGGGCCAGACCGTGTTCGTCGAGTCGGCGACCGGCGTCGGCGAGGGCGCCCGCACGGGGCTCTCCTCCGTCGTCACCGGGCTGTTCTTCGCCGCCTGTCTGTTCTTCACCCCGCTCACGGCGATCGTGCCCGGCGAGGTCGCGGCCGCCGCGCTCGTCGTCATCGGCGCCATGATGATGATGAACGCCCGCCACGTCGACTGGTCCGACCGCGCCACGGCGATCCCGGTGTTCCTGACCGTCGTGATCATGCCGTTCACGTACTCCATCACGGCGGGCGTCGCCGCCGGAGTCGTCTCCTACGTCGCCATCAAGCTCGCCCAGGGCCGGGCGCGGGAGATCGGCGCGTTCATGTGGGGCCTGACGGCGGTCTTCGTCGTCTTCTTCGCCCTGCACCCGATCGAGAACTGGATGGGCGTGCACTAG
- a CDS encoding xanthine dehydrogenase family protein molybdopterin-binding subunit, translating to MGTTGLPPTLTQGSRTKGGIGESTLRPDGTLKVTGEFAYSSDMWHEDMLWGQILRSTVAHAEIVSIDTAEALATPGVYAVMTYDDLPTDVKHYGLEIQETPVLAHGKVRHHGEPVAIVAADHPETARRAAAKIKVEYRELPVVTDEASATAPDAVLVHENRTDHHIGHVPHPNIVHRQPVIRGDVAKARERADVIVEGEYVFGMQDQAFLGPESGLAVPAEDGGVDLYIATQWLHADLRQIAPVLGLPEDKVRMTLAGVGGAFGGREDLSMQIHACLLALRTGKPVKIVFNRFESFFGHVHRHPAKLHYEHGATKDGKLTHLKARIVLDGGAYASSSPAVVGNAASLGAGPYVIEDVDIEALALYTNNPPCGAMRGFGAVQACFAYEAQMDKLAAKLGMDPVEFRQINAMEQGTLLPTGQAVDSPAPVAELLRRVKAMPLPPEQQWLTAGEAADVRQLPGGLSNTTHGEGVVRGVGYAVGIKNVGFSEGFDDYSTARVRMEVVGGEAVATVHTAMAEVGQGGITVHAQIARTELGITRVTINPADTQVGSAGSTSASRQTYVTGGAVRNSCELVREKVLERGRRKFGTYHPAWATAELLLEGGKVVTDAGEVLADLVDVLGDEAVEVEAEWRHRPTEPFDLRTGQGFGHVQYSFAAHRAVVEVDTELGMVKVVELACAQDVGKALNPLSVVGQIQGGTTQGLGIAVMEEIVVDPRTAKVRNPSFTDYLIPTILDTPTIPVDVLELADDHAPYGLRGAGEAPTLSSTPAVLAAIRSATGLELNRTPVRPEHLTGTA from the coding sequence ATGGGAACCACCGGCCTGCCCCCCACCCTCACCCAGGGCTCCCGCACCAAGGGCGGCATCGGCGAGTCCACGCTCCGCCCGGACGGCACCCTCAAGGTCACCGGCGAGTTCGCGTACTCCTCCGACATGTGGCACGAGGACATGCTCTGGGGCCAGATCCTGCGCTCCACGGTCGCCCACGCCGAGATCGTCTCCATCGACACGGCCGAGGCGCTGGCCACCCCCGGCGTCTACGCCGTGATGACGTACGACGACCTCCCGACCGACGTCAAGCACTACGGTCTGGAGATCCAGGAGACCCCCGTCCTCGCCCACGGCAAGGTGCGTCACCACGGCGAACCCGTCGCGATCGTCGCCGCCGACCACCCGGAGACCGCCCGCCGCGCCGCCGCCAAGATCAAGGTGGAGTACCGCGAACTGCCGGTCGTCACCGACGAGGCCTCCGCGACCGCGCCGGACGCCGTCCTCGTGCACGAGAACCGCACCGACCACCACATCGGACACGTCCCGCACCCCAACATCGTCCACCGTCAGCCCGTCATCCGCGGCGACGTGGCGAAGGCACGCGAGCGCGCCGACGTGATCGTCGAGGGCGAGTACGTCTTCGGCATGCAGGACCAGGCCTTCCTCGGCCCCGAGTCCGGCCTGGCCGTCCCCGCCGAGGACGGCGGTGTCGACCTCTACATCGCCACCCAGTGGCTGCACGCCGACCTGCGCCAGATCGCGCCCGTCCTCGGTCTGCCCGAGGACAAGGTCCGGATGACGCTGGCCGGCGTCGGCGGGGCCTTCGGCGGTCGCGAGGACCTGTCGATGCAGATCCACGCCTGCCTGCTCGCCCTGCGCACGGGCAAGCCCGTCAAGATCGTCTTCAACCGCTTCGAGTCCTTCTTCGGCCACGTCCACCGCCACCCCGCGAAGCTCCACTACGAGCACGGCGCGACGAAGGACGGCAAGCTCACCCACCTCAAGGCCCGTATCGTCCTGGACGGCGGCGCCTACGCCTCCTCCTCCCCGGCCGTCGTCGGCAACGCCGCCTCGCTCGGCGCCGGGCCGTACGTCATCGAGGACGTCGACATCGAGGCCCTCGCCCTCTACACCAACAACCCGCCCTGCGGCGCGATGCGCGGCTTCGGAGCGGTCCAGGCGTGCTTCGCCTACGAGGCGCAGATGGACAAGCTGGCGGCGAAGCTCGGCATGGACCCGGTGGAGTTCCGGCAGATCAACGCCATGGAGCAGGGCACCCTCCTGCCCACCGGCCAGGCCGTCGACTCCCCGGCCCCGGTCGCCGAACTCCTGCGCCGCGTCAAGGCGATGCCCCTGCCGCCCGAGCAGCAGTGGCTCACGGCGGGCGAGGCGGCGGACGTACGACAGCTGCCGGGCGGCCTGTCCAACACCACGCACGGCGAAGGCGTCGTCCGGGGTGTCGGTTACGCGGTCGGCATCAAGAACGTCGGCTTCTCCGAGGGCTTCGACGACTACTCGACCGCCCGGGTCCGGATGGAGGTCGTCGGCGGTGAAGCCGTCGCCACCGTCCATACGGCCATGGCGGAGGTCGGCCAGGGCGGCATCACCGTCCACGCGCAGATCGCCCGCACCGAGCTGGGCATCACCCGGGTGACCATCAACCCGGCCGACACCCAGGTGGGTTCGGCCGGCTCGACCTCCGCCTCCCGCCAGACCTACGTCACGGGCGGCGCGGTCAGGAACAGCTGTGAACTGGTCCGCGAGAAGGTCCTGGAGCGGGGGCGCCGCAAGTTCGGCACGTACCACCCCGCCTGGGCCACGGCCGAGCTGCTGCTGGAGGGCGGCAAGGTCGTCACCGACGCCGGTGAGGTCCTGGCCGACCTGGTGGACGTCCTCGGGGACGAGGCCGTCGAGGTCGAGGCGGAGTGGCGGCACCGGCCGACCGAGCCGTTCGACCTGCGGACCGGGCAGGGCTTCGGCCACGTCCAGTACTCCTTCGCCGCGCACCGGGCGGTCGTCGAGGTCGACACCGAGCTGGGCATGGTCAAGGTCGTCGAACTGGCCTGTGCCCAGGACGTCGGCAAGGCGCTCAACCCGCTCTCCGTGGTGGGCCAGATCCAGGGCGGCACGACCCAGGGCCTCGGCATCGCGGTGATGGAGGAGATCGTCGTCGATCCCAGGACCGCGAAGGTGCGCAATCCCTCCTTCACGGACTACCTCATCCCCACGATCCTCGACACGCCGACCATCCCCGTCGACGTGCTCGAACTCGCCGACGACCACGCGCCGTACGGGCTGCGCGGGGCGGGCGAGGCGCCGACCCTGTCGTCGACTCCGGCCGTGCTCGCGGCGATTCGCTCCGCGACGGGGCTGGAGCTGAACAGGACGCCGGTACGGCCGGAGCATCTGACCGGTACGGCGTAG
- a CDS encoding (2Fe-2S)-binding protein, protein MRVSFTVNGRPQEADDVWEGESLLYVLRERMGLPGSKNACEQGECGSCTVRLDGVPVCSCLVAAGQVEGREVVTVEGLADFAKQRAEHGGCASAACGTAGAAGTSLDEARRWVAEGTDSQTGKGTELSPIQQAFIDAGAVQCGFCTPGLLVAADEMLERTPNPSDADIREALSGNLCRCTGYEKIMDAVRLAAARQSEGV, encoded by the coding sequence ATGCGCGTCAGTTTCACGGTCAACGGCCGTCCCCAGGAAGCCGACGACGTGTGGGAGGGCGAGTCCCTGCTGTACGTGCTGCGGGAGCGAATGGGGCTGCCCGGCTCCAAGAACGCCTGTGAGCAGGGTGAGTGCGGGTCCTGCACGGTCCGCCTCGACGGTGTCCCGGTGTGTTCGTGTCTGGTGGCCGCCGGTCAGGTCGAGGGCCGCGAGGTCGTCACGGTCGAGGGACTCGCGGACTTCGCCAAGCAGCGCGCCGAGCACGGTGGCTGCGCCTCCGCCGCGTGCGGTACGGCCGGCGCGGCGGGAACCTCGCTCGACGAGGCAAGGCGGTGGGTGGCCGAGGGCACCGACTCGCAGACCGGCAAGGGCACCGAACTCTCCCCGATCCAGCAGGCGTTCATCGACGCCGGGGCCGTCCAGTGCGGCTTCTGCACCCCGGGTCTGCTGGTCGCGGCCGACGAGATGCTGGAGCGCACCCCGAACCCGAGCGACGCGGACATCCGTGAGGCGCTGTCGGGCAACCTGTGCCGCTGCACCGGCTACGAGAAGATCATGGACGCGGTCCGCCTCGCGGCCGCCCGGCAGTCCGAAGGGGTCTGA
- a CDS encoding FAD binding domain-containing protein, translated as MDFLRPASWEEALAAKAEHPTAVPIAGGTDLMVEINFDHRRPEYLLDLNRIGELSEWEVGEESVRLGASVPYTQIMENLRGELPGLALASHTVASPQIRNRGGVGGNLGTASPAGDAHPALLAAGAQVEAESVRGSRLIPIDDFYTGVKRNALAPDELIRAVHIAKADGPQQYSKVGTRNAMVIAVCAFGLALHPSSRTVRTGIGSAAPTPVRAKAAEEFLNAALDEGGFWDNGRIITPSVAKQFADLCAGACNPIDDVRGTAGYRRHAVGVMARRTLMWTWESYRGTDGRTNQKGSVA; from the coding sequence ATGGACTTCCTTCGCCCCGCCAGCTGGGAGGAGGCGCTCGCCGCGAAGGCCGAGCACCCCACCGCTGTGCCGATCGCCGGCGGCACCGACCTGATGGTCGAGATCAACTTCGACCACCGTCGGCCCGAGTATCTGCTCGACCTGAACCGCATCGGCGAGCTCTCCGAGTGGGAGGTCGGCGAGGAATCGGTTCGTCTGGGTGCGTCCGTCCCGTACACCCAGATCATGGAGAACCTCCGCGGCGAGCTGCCCGGCCTCGCCCTGGCCTCGCACACGGTCGCCTCCCCGCAGATCCGCAACCGCGGCGGCGTCGGCGGCAACCTCGGTACGGCCTCCCCGGCCGGCGACGCCCACCCGGCCCTCCTCGCGGCGGGCGCCCAGGTCGAGGCCGAGTCCGTACGGGGCTCCCGGCTCATCCCCATCGACGACTTCTACACCGGCGTCAAGCGCAACGCCCTCGCGCCGGACGAGCTGATCCGCGCGGTGCACATCGCCAAGGCGGACGGGCCGCAGCAGTACTCCAAGGTCGGCACCCGCAACGCCATGGTCATCGCCGTCTGCGCCTTCGGACTGGCCCTGCACCCGTCGTCGCGCACCGTCCGCACCGGCATCGGCTCGGCCGCGCCCACCCCCGTCCGGGCCAAGGCCGCCGAGGAGTTCCTGAACGCGGCGCTCGACGAGGGCGGCTTCTGGGACAACGGCCGGATCATCACCCCGTCGGTCGCCAAGCAGTTCGCGGACCTGTGCGCCGGCGCCTGCAACCCGATCGACGACGTACGCGGCACCGCGGGCTACCGCCGTCACGCGGTCGGCGTCATGGCCCGCCGCACGCTGATGTGGACCTGGGAGTCCTACCGCGGCACTGACGGCCGGACCAACCAGAAAGGGAGTGTCGCGTAA
- a CDS encoding PucR family transcriptional regulator: MRLRALLDTDALGLRLLGGEDELDRTVRGVMTTDLRDPSRYLSGGELVLTGLAWRRDAADSEPFVRILVGAGVTALAAGEAELGDVPEDLVVACARHRLPLFAVNESVAFATITEHVVRQVSGERAGDLAAVVERHRRMMTSGPAGGGPDVVLDLLGSDLDLRAWVLSPAGRLVAGPEDAGPALPAELRARLSAEHLAATRTGRRGPHRVAVGTTTYSLFPISSTGRGPGGGPRDVRETLLSDWLLAVEADAGDWPAERLDLLHGVTQLIAVERDRRDAARTVRRRLAQEVLELVQAGAVPAEIAARLRVAAPVLLPGLGAAPHWQVVVARVEWEDGEIDSGPVTQALLEEILVDPLSTGPEPSDRIAVAHTGEEAIALVPLPAVSSEHDGSEAGVHADTLLAAVRNPLSAGLDDDGRLTLGVSAAVHSAEGLRGALEEARHARRVAAARSGRVCAAGHQELASHVLLLPFVPDDVRRAFTARLLDPLRDYDRRHRAELIPTLEAFLECDGSWTRCAARLHLHVNTLRYRVGRIEQLTSRDLSRLEDKLDFFLALRMS, encoded by the coding sequence ATGCGCCTGCGCGCACTGCTGGACACCGACGCGCTGGGACTGCGGCTGCTCGGCGGCGAGGACGAGCTGGACCGCACCGTGCGCGGTGTGATGACCACCGACCTCAGAGACCCCAGCCGCTATCTCTCCGGCGGCGAGCTGGTGCTCACGGGCCTCGCCTGGCGCCGCGACGCCGCCGACTCCGAACCCTTCGTACGGATCCTGGTGGGCGCCGGCGTCACCGCGCTGGCCGCCGGGGAGGCCGAGCTGGGCGACGTCCCCGAGGACCTCGTCGTGGCCTGCGCGCGTCACCGGCTGCCGCTCTTCGCGGTCAACGAGTCGGTGGCCTTCGCGACCATCACCGAACACGTCGTACGGCAGGTCTCCGGCGAGCGTGCCGGGGACCTGGCGGCCGTGGTGGAGCGGCACCGCCGGATGATGACCTCGGGCCCGGCGGGCGGCGGCCCGGACGTCGTCCTGGACCTGCTCGGCTCCGACCTGGACCTGCGCGCCTGGGTGCTCTCCCCCGCCGGCCGGCTCGTCGCGGGCCCCGAGGACGCCGGACCGGCGCTCCCCGCCGAGCTGCGCGCACGGCTGTCCGCCGAGCACCTGGCGGCGACGCGCACCGGGCGGCGCGGACCGCACCGCGTGGCCGTCGGCACCACCACGTACTCGCTCTTCCCGATCAGCAGCACGGGCCGGGGGCCGGGTGGCGGCCCCCGCGACGTCCGCGAGACCCTGCTGTCGGACTGGCTCCTCGCGGTCGAGGCCGACGCCGGGGACTGGCCCGCCGAACGGCTCGACCTGCTGCACGGCGTCACCCAGCTGATCGCGGTCGAGCGCGACCGGCGCGACGCGGCCCGTACGGTACGGCGCCGACTCGCCCAGGAGGTCCTGGAGCTGGTGCAGGCGGGAGCGGTCCCGGCCGAGATCGCCGCCCGGCTGCGGGTGGCCGCGCCGGTGCTGCTGCCCGGCCTCGGGGCGGCGCCGCACTGGCAGGTCGTCGTGGCGCGGGTGGAGTGGGAGGACGGCGAGATCGACAGCGGCCCGGTCACCCAGGCGCTCCTGGAGGAGATCCTCGTCGATCCCCTGTCCACGGGCCCCGAGCCCTCCGACCGCATCGCAGTCGCCCACACGGGTGAGGAGGCCATCGCCCTCGTCCCTCTCCCGGCCGTCTCCTCCGAGCACGACGGCTCGGAGGCCGGCGTCCACGCCGACACTCTCCTCGCGGCCGTACGGAACCCGCTGAGCGCCGGCCTCGACGACGACGGACGGCTCACCCTGGGCGTCAGCGCGGCCGTGCACTCCGCCGAAGGGCTGCGCGGCGCCCTGGAGGAGGCCCGGCACGCCCGTCGGGTGGCGGCGGCGCGCTCCGGCCGGGTGTGCGCGGCCGGTCACCAGGAACTGGCCTCGCACGTCCTGCTGCTCCCCTTCGTCCCCGACGACGTGCGCCGCGCCTTCACGGCCCGGCTCCTCGACCCGCTGCGCGACTACGACCGGCGGCACCGCGCCGAGCTGATCCCCACCCTGGAGGCGTTCCTGGAGTGCGACGGCTCCTGGACGCGCTGCGCCGCGCGCCTCCATCTGCACGTCAACACGCTGCGGTACCGGGTGGGCCGCATCGAACAGTTGACGAGCCGGGACCTCTCCCGACTGGAGGACAAACTGGACTTCTTCCTGGCCCTGCGCATGAGTTGA
- a CDS encoding GntR family transcriptional regulator — protein sequence MEQAGPRPREATAMSAPDPALARPASAYRVPAQPGVADVDRERGIAADGTGTAVRGGTGPGADAARGEHTHSEVPIPLPRGQGRPVVQRASVRGQILDALRAALAGGELTPGEVYSAPALGERFGVSATPVREAMQQLAIEGAVEVVPNRGFRVVRRGARELAELAEVRALLQVPVVMRLARTVPADRWGELRPLADETARAASSGCRATYGEADRAFHRGVLGLSGNEQLLQIADDLHRRTQLPLGGGQVGASGSGGRVDLMADAAEHIALLDALVAGDLDAACCLVERHFGVVG from the coding sequence GTGGAGCAGGCCGGACCGCGCCCGCGCGAGGCCACGGCCATGAGCGCGCCGGACCCCGCACTCGCTCGTCCGGCGTCGGCCTATCGCGTGCCCGCGCAGCCCGGAGTCGCGGACGTCGACCGGGAGCGGGGCATCGCGGCGGACGGCACCGGGACCGCCGTCCGCGGTGGCACCGGGCCCGGCGCCGACGCCGCCCGGGGCGAGCACACGCACAGCGAGGTCCCGATCCCGCTGCCGCGCGGCCAGGGGCGCCCCGTCGTCCAGCGGGCCTCCGTGCGGGGGCAGATCCTCGACGCGCTGCGGGCCGCGCTCGCCGGTGGGGAGCTGACGCCGGGCGAGGTCTACTCCGCCCCGGCGCTGGGTGAGCGGTTCGGGGTCTCCGCGACCCCCGTGCGCGAGGCGATGCAGCAACTGGCCATCGAGGGCGCGGTCGAGGTCGTGCCCAACCGGGGCTTCCGTGTCGTACGGCGGGGCGCCCGGGAGCTGGCCGAACTGGCCGAGGTGCGGGCGCTGCTCCAGGTGCCGGTGGTCATGAGGCTCGCGCGTACGGTGCCCGCGGACCGCTGGGGTGAGCTGCGGCCCCTCGCCGACGAGACGGCTCGCGCGGCGTCCTCCGGGTGCCGTGCGACGTACGGGGAGGCGGACCGGGCCTTCCACCGCGGGGTGCTGGGGCTGTCCGGCAACGAGCAGTTGCTGCAGATCGCGGACGACCTCCACCGGCGAACGCAACTGCCGTTGGGGGGTGGCCAGGTGGGTGCGTCCGGCAGCGGGGGCCGGGTGGACCTGATGGCTGACGCCGCCGAGCACATCGCGTTGCTGGACGCGCTGGTGGCGGGGGACCTGGACGCGGCGTGCTGTCTGGTGGAGAGGCACTTCGGGGTGGTGGGCTGA
- a CDS encoding (2Fe-2S)-binding protein, whose product MPQSAPASAPTSRRSPVAAAYARLTEVLPMISVTELSPTDPLPVGEGWVSAAGLAAAGAELDAFLAWDEAQILRDHGRKGRPDVVATFGLHRYSWYACLLFTVPWFLQRRVPRFPAEHVAFQREQSRLAVRGETFSCLPDDPAAGEPGARVVADEEALRAEVRAAFAEHIEPVLGGFGPRMRRRGRALWGMATDEIVEGIWYIAELLGPDEQERCRRELELLLPGATRPYVGTAGFRELTGPGGESLPTRDRASCCMFYTLVPEDTCVTCPRTCETERISKLTAAVTG is encoded by the coding sequence ATGCCCCAGTCAGCACCGGCATCCGCACCCACTTCACGCAGGTCGCCCGTGGCGGCGGCATACGCACGCCTCACCGAGGTCCTGCCGATGATCAGCGTGACAGAACTCTCCCCCACGGATCCATTGCCCGTCGGCGAGGGGTGGGTCTCCGCCGCCGGGCTCGCGGCGGCGGGGGCCGAGCTCGACGCGTTCCTGGCGTGGGACGAGGCCCAGATACTGCGGGACCACGGCCGAAAGGGGCGCCCGGACGTCGTGGCGACCTTCGGACTGCACCGTTACTCCTGGTACGCCTGTCTGCTCTTCACGGTCCCCTGGTTCCTCCAGCGCCGGGTGCCGCGCTTTCCCGCCGAGCATGTGGCGTTCCAGCGCGAGCAGAGCCGGCTGGCGGTGCGCGGCGAAACGTTCAGCTGCCTGCCGGACGACCCGGCGGCCGGGGAACCCGGCGCCCGGGTGGTGGCGGACGAGGAGGCGCTGCGGGCCGAGGTGCGCGCCGCGTTCGCCGAGCACATAGAACCGGTCCTGGGCGGCTTCGGCCCGCGTATGCGGCGGCGCGGACGCGCCCTGTGGGGCATGGCGACCGACGAGATCGTCGAGGGCATCTGGTACATCGCCGAACTGCTCGGCCCCGACGAGCAGGAGCGCTGCCGACGCGAACTGGAACTGCTGCTCCCGGGCGCGACGCGGCCGTACGTGGGCACGGCGGGCTTCCGTGAACTGACCGGACCCGGCGGCGAGTCGCTGCCCACCCGGGACCGGGCGAGTTGCTGCATGTTCTACACGCTGGTCCCGGAGGACACCTGCGTCACCTGTCCGCGCACGTGCGAGACGGAACGGATCTCCAAGCTCACGGCCGCCGTCACCGGTTGA